In the genome of Amia ocellicauda isolate fAmiCal2 chromosome 3, fAmiCal2.hap1, whole genome shotgun sequence, one region contains:
- the LOC136743783 gene encoding thyroid hormone receptor alpha isoform X2, whose amino-acid sequence MEHMPKEQDPNLSEGEEKRWLDGPKRKRKNSQCSVKSMSGYIPSYLEKDEPCVVCGDKATGYHYRCITCEGCKGFFRRTIQKNLHPSYSCKYDGCCIIDKITRNQCQLCRFKKCISVGMAMDLVLDESKRVAKRRLIEENRERRKKEEMFRTLQNRPEPTSSEWELIRMVTDAHRHTNAQGSHWKQKRKFLPEDIGQSPVAPTSDGDKVDLEAFSEFTKIITPAITRVVDFAKKLPMFSELPCEDQIILLKGCCMEIMSLRAAVRYDPESETLTLSGEMAVKREQLKNGGLGVVSDAIFDLGKSLAQFNLDDTEVALLQAVLLMSSDRSGLTCVDKIEKCQETYLLAFEHYINYRKHNIPHFWPKLLMKVTDLRMIGACHASRFLHMKVECPTELFPPLFLEVFEDQEV is encoded by the exons ATGGAACACATGCCCAAGGAGCAAGACCCTAACCTATCAGAGGGAGAAGAGAAACG GTGGCTCGATGGTCCgaaaaggaagagaaaaaacagCCAATGTTCGGTAAAGAGCATGTCTG ggtacATCCCCAGCTACCTGGAGAAGGATGAACCGTGTGTGGTGTGTGGAGACAAGGCCACCGGATACCACTACCGCTGCATCACCTGCGAGGGCTGCAAG GGTTTCTTCCGGCGCACAATCCAGAAGAACCTGCACCCCTCCTACTCCTGCAAGTACGATGGCTGCTGCATCATTGACAAAATCACCCGCAACCAGTGCCAGCTGTGCCGCTTCAAGAAGTGCATCTCAGTGGGCATGGCCATGGATT TGGTCCTGGACGAGTCAAAGCGCGTGGCGAAGCGGCGACTCATCGAGGAGAACCGTGAGCGCCGGAAGAAGGAGGAGATGTTCCGCACCTTGCAGAACCGGCCTGAGCCCACCAGCTCCGAGTGGGAGCTGATCCGCATGGTCACGGATGCCCACCGCCACACCAACGCACAGGGCTCCCACTGGAAGCAGAAGCGCAAGTTCCTG ccgGAGGATATCGGTCAGTCCCCGGTGGCGCCCACGTCAGACGGAGACAAGGTGGACCTGGAGGCCTTCAGCGAGTTCACCAAGATCATCACCCCCGCCATCACCCGTGTCGTCGACTTTGCCAAAAAACTGCCCATGTTCTCCGAG CTGCCTTGTGAAGACCAGATTATCCTGCTGAAGGGCTGCTGCATGGAGATCATGTCTCTGCGGGCGGCGGTGCGCTACGACCCCGAGAGCGAGACGTTGACGCTGAGCGGGGAGATGGCCGTCAAGCGCGAGCAGCTGAAGAACGGCGGCCTGGGTGTGGTGTCGGATGCCATCTTTGACCTGGGCAAGAGCCTGGCACAGTTCAACCTGGACGACACGGAAGTGGCGCTGCTGCAGGCCGTGCTGCTCATGAGCTCGG ACCGCTCAGGCCTTACCTGTGTGGACAAGATCGAGAAGTGCCAGGAGACGTACCTGTTGGCGTTCGAACACTACATCAACTACCGCAAGCACAACATTCCGCACTTCTGGCCCAAGCTGCTGATGAAGGTGACGGACCTGCGCATGATCGGGGCCTGTCACGCCAGCCGCTTCCTGCACATGAAGGTGGAGTGTCCCACCGAACTCTTCCCCCCGCTCTTCCTCGAGGTCTTTGAGGACCAGGAGGTCTAA
- the LOC136743783 gene encoding thyroid hormone receptor alpha isoform X1 — MEHMPKEQDPNLSEGEEKRWLDGPKRKRKNSQCSVKSMSALSLSVPGYIPSYLEKDEPCVVCGDKATGYHYRCITCEGCKGFFRRTIQKNLHPSYSCKYDGCCIIDKITRNQCQLCRFKKCISVGMAMDLVLDESKRVAKRRLIEENRERRKKEEMFRTLQNRPEPTSSEWELIRMVTDAHRHTNAQGSHWKQKRKFLPEDIGQSPVAPTSDGDKVDLEAFSEFTKIITPAITRVVDFAKKLPMFSELPCEDQIILLKGCCMEIMSLRAAVRYDPESETLTLSGEMAVKREQLKNGGLGVVSDAIFDLGKSLAQFNLDDTEVALLQAVLLMSSDRSGLTCVDKIEKCQETYLLAFEHYINYRKHNIPHFWPKLLMKVTDLRMIGACHASRFLHMKVECPTELFPPLFLEVFEDQEV; from the exons ATGGAACACATGCCCAAGGAGCAAGACCCTAACCTATCAGAGGGAGAAGAGAAACG GTGGCTCGATGGTCCgaaaaggaagagaaaaaacagCCAATGTTCGGTAAAGAGCATGTCTG CGCTGAGcctctctgttccagggtacATCCCCAGCTACCTGGAGAAGGATGAACCGTGTGTGGTGTGTGGAGACAAGGCCACCGGATACCACTACCGCTGCATCACCTGCGAGGGCTGCAAG GGTTTCTTCCGGCGCACAATCCAGAAGAACCTGCACCCCTCCTACTCCTGCAAGTACGATGGCTGCTGCATCATTGACAAAATCACCCGCAACCAGTGCCAGCTGTGCCGCTTCAAGAAGTGCATCTCAGTGGGCATGGCCATGGATT TGGTCCTGGACGAGTCAAAGCGCGTGGCGAAGCGGCGACTCATCGAGGAGAACCGTGAGCGCCGGAAGAAGGAGGAGATGTTCCGCACCTTGCAGAACCGGCCTGAGCCCACCAGCTCCGAGTGGGAGCTGATCCGCATGGTCACGGATGCCCACCGCCACACCAACGCACAGGGCTCCCACTGGAAGCAGAAGCGCAAGTTCCTG ccgGAGGATATCGGTCAGTCCCCGGTGGCGCCCACGTCAGACGGAGACAAGGTGGACCTGGAGGCCTTCAGCGAGTTCACCAAGATCATCACCCCCGCCATCACCCGTGTCGTCGACTTTGCCAAAAAACTGCCCATGTTCTCCGAG CTGCCTTGTGAAGACCAGATTATCCTGCTGAAGGGCTGCTGCATGGAGATCATGTCTCTGCGGGCGGCGGTGCGCTACGACCCCGAGAGCGAGACGTTGACGCTGAGCGGGGAGATGGCCGTCAAGCGCGAGCAGCTGAAGAACGGCGGCCTGGGTGTGGTGTCGGATGCCATCTTTGACCTGGGCAAGAGCCTGGCACAGTTCAACCTGGACGACACGGAAGTGGCGCTGCTGCAGGCCGTGCTGCTCATGAGCTCGG ACCGCTCAGGCCTTACCTGTGTGGACAAGATCGAGAAGTGCCAGGAGACGTACCTGTTGGCGTTCGAACACTACATCAACTACCGCAAGCACAACATTCCGCACTTCTGGCCCAAGCTGCTGATGAAGGTGACGGACCTGCGCATGATCGGGGCCTGTCACGCCAGCCGCTTCCTGCACATGAAGGTGGAGTGTCCCACCGAACTCTTCCCCCCGCTCTTCCTCGAGGTCTTTGAGGACCAGGAGGTCTAA